The genomic region GGCTTTATCTGCGTGGCCAGCTCGGGGTCAATGTCATGGCTGTAGCTGATATAGTACATGCGGCAGCTGCAGCGAGAGATGATCCTCTGCACCTGCTGGGTCTGCTGGGCTTCTGAGGGCTGGTTCCAGTctggggacggggagggggacCACGGTCAGAGGACCATGGCCCGGCACATCGGGAACCTTACGGCACAGGGCTCAGAGCATCAGCCAGCTCCTGGAGCCATCCGGCGACAGGCCAGGCGCTCTCAGCTTCACCAGGGGGTCACACGCAAGTGGGATTGGGGTAGGcacagcagccagctctgcGGGCAGTACCTGTGGTGGTGCTGACCATGCCCCCCACCGCCTGCCCGCTCTCCATCAGCTCCTGCACCGAATCCAGGCTCCGTTGCCGATGCTCCTCAATATTTTTCACCTGGGGAGGCAAGAAGGCACCAATGGCTGTCCGTGCTCTCCCTGCCTTGGCCAGGGCACTGACAGCGCTGCTTGCCCCCCACGCAGCTCACGCATCACAGCCCCCCCAGCCGCTCACCTCCAGCCAGAGCTGCCCGTGCTCCCTCTCGGTGGGGCTGCTCTCCGTCGTGGCGAAGTACTGCATGCCGTCCAGCAAGCAGGTCCAGGACGTCTTCTGCTTCAGCGTGTCCCCGTACCAGGCGGGGTGGtgctggcactgcagcagctgggccTTCGCAGCGGACACGATCACGCAGCCCTCTGTCTCCGCACCACGCAGCACCATCTGCGGGGGGAGAGACCCTGGGGGTCAGACGAGCCCTTCTGGGGCAGGCACAGCCCCTCTCTAACAGCAAGGCCATGGGGAGCGGAGAGCGTGGGGACAGGCAGGCTGGCCAAGGGCAGGTACCTGGCAGTTGACCAGTTCGATGAGGCAGTTGCGGTTGTAGATGTCATCGGTTTGGCAGGCGGCAATGCCGCACAGCTGCTCGCTAGCCCCCGACTCCTCCTCCGTGAAGACCACGAACTTGTCCGTCTCCTCAATGAGCTTCTGCAGCATGTAGGCCCctgggggaggagaaagggtcAGTGCAAGGCTAcggggggctggctgggggtgACAGGGTGAAGGCAGGCATGGCTTTGGGCTAGCATGCCCATTGCTGGCTGTGGGTTTCCCcttgctcccctccctgccgTGCTCACCCCCTGAGGAGGCTCTCTCAGGACGGCCGCTGGTGATGGGAGCGGTCACTCTGGCAGGGACGGAGTGAGCAGAGAGCGGGCCCCGCTTCAGCTTCTTGGCTTGCAGCTGCGTGTCGATCTTCAGCCCCTTCAGGGCCTCGGTGGAGAGGTTGCGCTTGAGCACAGCCGCTTTCTTGTAGCCGTCGTAGAGGCCGAAGGCGATGTCCCGGTTGGTGGTGGTCCAGGACGCCCGCAGGTCCACCAAGTGCAGCTGGTGCGTGTGGAAACCATCGTCCCCATCCCGCAGGGGCAGCTCCTGGGCACAGAGGGTCAGAGCCTCAGCATGGCAAAGCCactcccagcccctgcccatgGGCTTCACACACTGGGGCTGGGAGCCCTGCCGGTCCCTGCAGGCAGAGCGTGGGGACCAGAGCCCAGGGGACCACCCCAGAGCCCTCAGCACGGACCCGTACCAGGGATGCTGTGGCTGGAACAAGGCATCCCTTTGGCCAGGCGCCGGCGAGATCAGAGGCCTTGCAGGTCTGTCTCCTCTCTGGCCAAATCCCTCCCCCATTGCACCCAAAGACCAAGGTCCCCTTGTCCCAGGGGGATGCCATCAGGCCAGCACAGGCTGCATGTCCTACGTCTTTGCAGCGGTACCTCCTCAGCCGTGCGGTTGCTGTGCCGCTGGTAGGTGAGGGAGGACAGGCTCAGCAGATGGGTTTTCTTCACCAGGGTGTCGAGCCGGTGGTCGGCATTCTCGTCACAAGTGGAGGCCATGAGGTGCACGGTGACCTGGCTCAGGTCGCTCACCATCTGTGTGATGCTCCACTCCGAAATGAGGCGTCGCATCACTGTGCCggctgggggacagggagaggggTCAGCCggggccctgccctgcctggaaGCGTGGCCGGCAGGGCCCCCACTCACCTTGCGGGATAAGCCGCTGGGTGCCGCGAGTGAAGATGTGCCCCTGGCAGCACTCCACCTGGATCCCCCGCTGTTGGGCAAAGGAGGCCCAGTAATGCACCTGCgagggagcagagagcaggggCTGAGAGCCCAGCGCAGGCAGAGCGGGGAGGTAACACCGGACCCCCACCCCCAGGACTTGCCTGCAGCCGGGGGAAGAGCGCGGTATAAGACAACTGCTTGTAATGCTGCCCCAGCTTCTTCTTACTGGGTTTCATGTTGTTGAAGAGCTTCCCGCGACAGATGGGGCGCGTCACGCTGGTCCACGTGGCCCAAAAGTTCTGCATCCAGCGGAGGGTGCTGCTGTAGAGCAGGATCCGGGGCTGGGAGTGCTCTGAGAATACACCCGCCGTCAGCCAGCACTGCGGGGCAGGGACACAGCAGCACCCAACCCAGGACTGATAAGGATCGCTAAAACCAGCATGCCTCGCCCCATCCCCCTCGGCCCCGAGGGATCCCCGGGGCGCCGTCACCCACCCTCACTGGGCCGTGTCAGGTCCATCCGGATGGAGAGGTTGAGGTTCTCGGAGCGGAAGGCACGGTAGGAGTCGTACTGCTGCCCCACCGGCACCTCGGGCAGGAACTCGGGGGAGCGCAGCACCACGCCGTGGTGGTCGTGGGGGTTCCCGTGGCACAGCCACTGCAGGTCCAGCGTCATGCAGAGATCGGGCAGGTGCAGGAAGCAGCAGTCGTCGTACCTGAACGGGGAAAGAGAACCCAGTTACCCCCCAGCACTGGTGGCAGCCCCCGCACTCCTGGGCCCACGCTCACTTGGAGGCTGTCCGGACGTTGATGTCCAGGTTGCCCTTGAAGACGAACTGCCCAGGCTTCCAGTGGAAGGAGAGGTGGCTCCATTCCCAGTGCATGTTCTCCGTGGTGTTGTAGGGGTCCTGCAAGGACAAGCGTGGGGAGAGGCAGGTGTGAGCCGAGCCCGGGCCACGCTCTGCTCCCTACCCCGGCAGTACCCACCTCGGTGGCCAGCTGGTGCAGGTTGGCCTGTTCAATGTCCATGTGCCAGTCCCCGTGGAAGAGAAGGCGGCTCTTGTCCCACCAGGGCAATGGGGCGCTGGGGTCCTCTGAGGGCTTGGTGAGGAGATCCACGCACTGGCCGATCAGGGTCCAGGCCGGGTCCCAGCAGGGCCCCCAGACGATGGTGTACTGGGAGATCTCAGCTGGGGACATAGAGGTTGGCTCAGCCCTTTGCATGTCCCACGCAGCCCCGTCCCCACCGTGGCACAGAGCCCCCCTATCCCTCCAGCTCTTACAGTGAAAGTCGTGGTAGAACTTCAAGGGTGGCATGTTCCTCTCCACTGTCGCATCTCCCCAGGGCAGTCCCAGCTTCAGGACCTGGCGGCGCCGGGAACAGGCCTGGCCACACTGCTCGGCTCCGATCAGCCGGCCGGAGAGCTGCCAATTCCGGATCTCAAAGAGGTAGCGAGGGTAGTCACGGATCCGCACTGCAGGGCAGAGGATGGGCTGAGAGACGGGGCAGTGAAGGGACGCTGCCCCAGTCCCCTACTCTGGGCCACGGCAGGAGCCGCTGTCCTGTCCCATCTCGGCTCCCTCCCCACTCCCTTGAACCTCCAAAAATCATCACCCCTGTTTGGTTACACATCACGTGGTGCCAGCAGGTGCCTGTCCTGGGAGCCCAGGCCACGCAGCCACCATGCTGTCCTCCAAGGTCACCCTCACGCAAAGCAACTCACCGAAGAAGCTGCCAACTCTGCCCTTCATCATGCGGCACCACTGGGTGACCATCTCCAGACCCTCAGGGGGGAACGGGCTGACGCCGTCCACGTCCCTCATCTGTTCCAACACACGCTCCGTGCCGTGGAAGGACTCGTCAGCCATGGCCACCAGCTCCAAGTGGGCCAGGGTCCAGGTGAGGAGGGCCCTCCGCATGGGCGTGTTGGCATAGAGGCGCCGCGAGCGCTGGATGTAGATCTCGATGTTCTTCTTCTCCAGCGAGGCGTAGAGCTCCTCGATCTTacgggcaggcagcagctcgCCGTGCTGCTTGCGCAGCGCAGCCACCTTGGTGTCCAGCAGCTGCAACCGCTTGGCACTCTCCTTGCTCTCGTCCTTCATCAGCTCGTAGTTGTCTCGTAACTTGACCTCAAAGACGTCGTCCAGGAAGACCCAGGAGAAGTGCGTCACTTTGAGCAGGAGGTCGGGGGGCAGCGCCGTGCTGGCAGGGTGGCCATGCCGGTGCAGGCCTTTCAGCCACTTCTGCACGCCCACAGCAGCGTCCAGCGTGCGGGAGAAGTCGTACTGGTAGGGGAACTCGATGGTCACGCTGGCAAAGGAGAAGGCCCAGCCACGGTTGCGGAGGGTGCGCAGGGTGGGGAAGGCGCAGCGGTGCAAGATGAcctcctccagctctggcagcagcttCACCTCCACCTCCTTGAAGCTGAAGATGCTGTGTCCGTCAAAGCCAGCGGCCAGCTCGGGGCAGTAGCCGTGCAGGGCACCGCCGTGCCAGCTCACGGAGGTCTGTTCGGCAGCCAGGCTGATGTAGTTGGCCTCAGAGACAAAGGCTGTGAGCTTGGCAGAGCTCAGCTCCAGTGACAGGGACAGGAGTCTTTTGGGAGAGGTCCCATCTGGCTGGAGGGGCCCTGGTGTCTCAGTAGGGGTGACTGGGTGGGATGCTGGGCTCTCTGGGAGCGGGGAATGAGGCGTCCTGTGGCCGAGGGCGCTCCGCAAGGCTTCGTGGCACTGCAGGGTGGCCAGGGTGTGATGGTACAAGTGCATGTGGTCGGGTGGGCTCCACAGCACCGCCAGCCCCTCGCCGCACTGCACCTACACCGGAGAGAGCGAGCAGGCACCAAGTCACCGCCGGgtccagcacagcccagccccaTTCTCCTCTCCAGCACCTTTCGGTGCCAGCCaatcctccccctgccccatccaTCCCAGTCCCACCAGTACAGGATAAAGCAGAGACCTGACACCCAAACCAACCTCCAGGGAGCGGATGCTGCTGTGGTAGGTGACAGAGAGCATGGAGAGGTTGGCCACCGGATTGGGGATGGCAGGAGCTTTGCAGCATGGCTGCATCTTCTCCGTGATGCTCTTCACCAAGGCCAGCACCATGCCTTGGACGCTGACCGTGCAGCTCTCGGCACTCCCCAGGATGGTCAACGTGTCCAGCCGCAGCTCCAGGGCACCTAGAGAGATGGCACGTCAGTGCTGGAGGCACGGAGGAGGCACACCACGACATGCCACGTTCCTCTGACCGCGGGGCTGTTCCAGGACAGCCATCTGGGATCAGTCTGGATGCTACTTACCCACCAGGGCTGAGAGTGTGAAAAGGTTCACGTCCTCCACCTTCAGATCCACCTTCCAGAGCAGCCCCCAGGGCTCAGCTGAGGCAGAGGGCGGCTGCTTGGCAAGCCCAGCTCCACTGGGCCTTGGGCAGAACAGGGGCAGGACCCTCGCCAGGCACTCTGTGCAGGTGTCCGACGACTCCACTTGCAACCCCCGGATAGTGCAGTCCAGGAAAAGCGTGTCCGACTGGGCGCTGGACATGCCCAGGGGCTGGTTATAGCTGCCCTGCAGGACAAACATGACGATCGCTCTCAGGCTGCAGGATGTCCCCATGCCACCACGTGTCCCCATGCCACCCACATGGAGTTGCAAACAGGCAATCCCCCCTTCCAAGAGCCACCCCTCGCCCCCTCAGCTCGCCCC from Aquila chrysaetos chrysaetos chromosome 10, bAquChr1.4, whole genome shotgun sequence harbors:
- the KIAA0100 gene encoding protein KIAA0100 homolog, producing MPPPLPAVLLGLVVVALLAGLLARWLACRLAVTWCRQKLHAELKIGSFGFFWAQNISLKFQQEQQTVEIDNVWISSKLSRELPRYFELCFGEVRIRTDLQKGPGFQPSVLEAPREADGDESRADLTLKPSLLRLLSQLFSIHMDSINIMVLHVATSESLWHIQASKTRLLLNGDGKSLTCEVSLTKVNSKVLRSSQLDDTCLAELALALSLSLEIGSKRRLVGVRLRVRTLQAELHEGLFCSPLLHRITARAQRSSGGERPSAGSGEPLKSLSLLSRDTLQLIPRRVEVKLESTSMVLSMNSQKRHLTWSLKLLQFLYQREEEQIPLRNFTPTSDLDQMSVDLQLEDGLLLSQSRQRIVCLNSLKTSVQVTAIDLSAAVLLNTCIIHYRHQEFSHWLGLLAQEYRCRAVPVPSEGHKGRSYPQIIAPIILCASLSNVNVSVQLGDTPPFALGFNSISADYQHLRPQSVHQRAVLAVDHLCWRVGNDSHIQRAPHPPNMHVWGEALILDSFNLQGSYNQPLGMSSAQSDTLFLDCTIRGLQVESSDTCTECLARVLPLFCPRPSGAGLAKQPPSASAEPWGLLWKVDLKVEDVNLFTLSALVGALELRLDTLTILGSAESCTVSVQGMVLALVKSITEKMQPCCKAPAIPNPVANLSMLSVTYHSSIRSLEVQCGEGLAVLWSPPDHMHLYHHTLATLQCHEALRSALGHRTPHSPLPESPASHPVTPTETPGPLQPDGTSPKRLLSLSLELSSAKLTAFVSEANYISLAAEQTSVSWHGGALHGYCPELAAGFDGHSIFSFKEVEVKLLPELEEVILHRCAFPTLRTLRNRGWAFSFASVTIEFPYQYDFSRTLDAAVGVQKWLKGLHRHGHPASTALPPDLLLKVTHFSWVFLDDVFEVKLRDNYELMKDESKESAKRLQLLDTKVAALRKQHGELLPARKIEELYASLEKKNIEIYIQRSRRLYANTPMRRALLTWTLAHLELVAMADESFHGTERVLEQMRDVDGVSPFPPEGLEMVTQWCRMMKGRVGSFFVRIRDYPRYLFEIRNWQLSGRLIGAEQCGQACSRRRQVLKLGLPWGDATVERNMPPLKFYHDFHSEISQYTIVWGPCWDPAWTLIGQCVDLLTKPSEDPSAPLPWWDKSRLLFHGDWHMDIEQANLHQLATEDPYNTTENMHWEWSHLSFHWKPGQFVFKGNLDINVRTASKYDDCCFLHLPDLCMTLDLQWLCHGNPHDHHGVVLRSPEFLPEVPVGQQYDSYRAFRSENLNLSIRMDLTRPSEEHSQPRILLYSSTLRWMQNFWATWTSVTRPICRGKLFNNMKPSKKKLGQHYKQLSYTALFPRLQVHYWASFAQQRGIQVECCQGHIFTRGTQRLIPQAGTVMRRLISEWSITQMVSDLSQVTVHLMASTCDENADHRLDTLVKKTHLLSLSSLTYQRHSNRTAEEELPLRDGDDGFHTHQLHLVDLRASWTTTNRDIAFGLYDGYKKAAVLKRNLSTEALKGLKIDTQLQAKKLKRGPLSAHSVPARVTAPITSGRPERASSGGAYMLQKLIEETDKFVVFTEEESGASEQLCGIAACQTDDIYNRNCLIELVNCQMVLRGAETEGCVIVSAAKAQLLQCQHHPAWYGDTLKQKTSWTCLLDGMQYFATTESSPTEREHGQLWLEVKNIEEHRQRSLDSVQELMESGQAVGGMVSTTTDWNQPSEAQQTQQVQRIISRCSCRMYYISYSHDIDPELATQIKPPETPANQEKEDLLKKQEGAVDTFTLIHHDLEISTNPAQYAMILDIVNNLLLHVEPKRKEHSEKKQRVRFQLEISSNPEEQRSSILHLQEAVRQHVAQIRQLEKQMYSNVKSLQDDSKNESLLDLNHRLQQQLSQEKADLQLESEELNILIRCFKDFQLQRANKMELRKQPEDVSVARRTEFYFAQARWRLTEEDGQLGIAELELQRFLYSKVNKSDDTAEHLLELGWVTMNNLLPNAVYKVVLRPQSSCQSGRQLALRIFSKVRPPVGGISIKEHFEVNVVPLTIQLTHQFFHRMMGFFFPGRNVEEEEVGDEEDKSKLVTTGIPVVKPRQLIVADDSLGPGKGVAQGLNRTSGVRRSFRKAPEHPVDDIDKMKERAAMNNSFIYIKIPQVPLCVSYKGEKNSVDWGDLNLVLPCLEYHNNTWTWLDFAMAVKRDSRKALVAQVIKEKLRLKPAAGAETRGKLENKSDGTIQQQEEDEKARLLIGLSVGEKNPSKKSIFGRRK